A DNA window from Danio aesculapii chromosome 1, fDanAes4.1, whole genome shotgun sequence contains the following coding sequences:
- the dtx4b gene encoding E3 ubiquitin-protein ligase DTX4, producing MDTMLLASAVVVWEWLNEHGRWRPYSPAVSHHIEEVIRSDPRGGSVVLGQADSRLSPYIIDLQSMHQFRQDTGTLRPVRRSFYDPTSAPGQGWIWEWENDTGTWITYDMEVSIALQAAWDRHQPWLDMTSMGFCYFVDFKTMIQFNRQTQRQRRIQRRSDMVYPLVSGPLPKNSQAWGSALGAGGMAKGVISGAGSTGALLGVGLSGSTLSRKGSAVYPSGTLSVSSLAPLGQPCACQQCMLVLSVKSNGTSSQTLGRATKPNSPKSNFGTISSSSASMSVLNSYSQTLPHGTSLKSSPSEEAKNFDQSLSLLTSGTASLSVSSSRPRLPSLPPPPNLPSLNQHPPSAPSSSSSATFVPTAVLVNTSTSPTSSTVLTSSSTTLPSQRSTACAAPLPPRASLAGLSRPALQRIAMAQSRALIASGVPTVPVKNLNGSSPVQPALAGITGILMSAAGLPVCLTRPPKLVLHPPPVSKSDIRPIPGIGHCCRKTTKKQARKGKTPEEVVKRYLQKVRSPPEEDCTICMETLGGPSGYKGPGVASVSRAESVGRLAQCGHLYHLQCLVAMYNNGNKDGSLQCPTCKTIYGVKTGNQPAGKMEYHVIPHSLPGHPDCKTIRIIYNIPPGIQGPEHPNQAKPFTARGFPRHCYLPDNEKGRKVLRLLLVAWDRRLIFSVGTSSTTGESDTVIWNEIHHKTEFGSNLTGHGYPDSGYLDHVLEELKAQGITEDEEQLL from the exons GTACGTTAAGACCAGTGCGAAGGAGTTTCTATGACCCCACCTCAGCACCAGGCCAAGGCTGGATATGGGAGTGGGAAAATGACACTGGAACCTGGATAACCTATGACATGGAGGTGAGCATTGCATTGCAAGCAGCATGGGACCGACACCAACCCTGGCTAGACATGACATCGATGGGCTTTTGCTACTTTGTGGACTTCAAAACTATGATCCAGTTTAACAGGCAAACACAGCGGCAGAGGCGCATCCAGAGACGCTCAGACATGGTTTATCCACTAGTTTCTGGGCCTCTGCCAAAAAATTCACAGGCTTGGGGTTCTGCCTTGGGGGCTGGAGGCATGGCTAAAGGAGTTATATCAGGTGCGGGGTCAACAGGGGCTCTTCTTGGGGTAGGCCTTTCTGGTTCTACCCTAAGCCGTAAAGGAAGTGCAGTTTATCCAAGCGGGACACTTTCGGTATCGTCGCTTGCTCCTCTTGGACAGCCATGTGCCTGCCAGCAGTGCATGCTGGTGTTGAGTGTAAAATCCAATGGCACCTCATCACAGACTCTAGGACGTGCAACAAAGCCAAACAGTCCTAAATCCAACTTTGGGACAATTTCGTCCTCTTCAGCGTCCATGTCCGTTTTGAACTCTTATTCTCAAACGCTTCCACATGGCACGTCACTGAAGTCTTCGCCCTCAGAAGAAGCTAAGAATTTTGATCAATCGTTATCCCTTCTCACATCGGGCACTGCCAGTCTTTCAGTTTCGTCTAGCCGGCCAAGGCTTCCATCTTTACCTCCACCTCCAAATCTGCCGTCACTGAATCAACACCCCCCATCAGCCCCAAGCTCATCGTCCTCAGCAACATTTGTGCCAACTGCCGTTCTGGTGAACACCTCAACCAGTCCCACATCATCCACAGTTTTGACGTCCTCCTCAACAACCCTGCCCTCTCAACGCTCCACTGCCTGTGCTGCTCCTCTACCACCTCGTGCCAGTCTGGCAGGGCTTAGTCGGCCTGCTTTGCAGAGAATTGCCATGGCGCAGTCACGGGCTCTTATTGCTTCTGG tGTGCCAACAGTACCAGTGAAGAATCTTAATGGCTCCAGCCCTGTCCAACCGGCTTTAGCTG GTATTACTGGTATTCTGATGAGTGCTGCGGGACTACCTGTATGTTTGACCCGTCCCCCAAAACTAGTCCTACATCCCCCACCTGTCAGCAAGAGTGACATAAGGCCAATTCCTGGCATCGGGCACTGTTGCCGCAAGACCACCAAAAAACAAGCTCGCAAAG GTAAAACCCCTGAGGAAGTGGTAAAGAGGTACTTGCAGAAGGTCAGGAGTCCACCAGAAGAA GACTGTACTATCTGTATGGAGACTCTAGGGGGCCCATCGGGTTATAAGGGTCCGGGTGTAGCAAGTGTTTCACGTGCAGAGTCAGTCGGACGACTGGCACAATGTGGGCATCTGTATCACCTGCAGTGCCTAGTGGCCATGTACAACAATGGCAACAAAGATGGCAGCCTGCAGTGTCCCACATGCAAAACTATATATGGAGTAAAGACAGGCAACCAGCCGGCCGGTAAAATGGAGTACCATGTCATCCCGCACTCACTTCCGGGACACCCAGACTGCAAAACCATTCGCATCATCTACAACATACCGCCCGGGATACAG GGTCCTGAGCATCCAAACCAAGCAAAACCTTTCACTGCAAGAGGATTTCCCAGACATTGTTATCTTCCAGATAATGAAAAAGGACGCAAG GTGTTACGGCTGTTGTTAGTGGCGTGGGATCGACGACTGATCTTCTCCGTGGGAACCTCCAGCACCACTGGAGAATCAGACACTGTCATCTGGAACGAGATCCATCACAAGACAGAATTTGGCTCCAATCTCACTGGACATGGTTACCCAGATTCTGGCTATCTTGACCATGTGCTGGAGGAGCTTAAAGCCCAGGGGATCACTGAAGATGAGGAACAGCTCCTGTGA